A DNA window from Mycobacterium sp. IDR2000157661 contains the following coding sequences:
- the leuA gene encoding 2-isopropylmalate synthase, with amino-acid sequence MTTFSKPAPDSPDAFAWSADARQIQQPVGPPHPGQPAWNTQRGSAMPVGRYRSFSDEVERIALPDRTWPDKIIDRAPMWCAVDLRDGNQALIDPMSPARKRRMFDLLVRMGYKEIEVGFPSASQTDFDFVREIITEGAVPDDVTIQVLTQCRPELIERTFEACEGAPRAIVHFYNSTSILQRRVVFKADREAVKAIATDGARMCVEEAAKYPQTKWRFEYSPESYTGTELEYAVDVCNAVAAIIEPTPEVPLIVNLPATVEMATPNVYADSIEWMHRHLTPRDAIILSLHPHNDRGTAVAAAELGYAAGADRIEGCLFGNGERTGNVCLVTLGMNLFSRGVDPQIDFSNIDEIRRTVEYCNQLPVPERHPYGGDLVYTAFSGSHQDAINKGLDAMKIAADEADSDVDDILWQVPYLPIDPRDVGRTYEAVIRVNSQSGKGGVAYIMKADHGLVLPRRLQIEFSQAIQRITDGEGGEVSPKEMWDVFAEEYLTPLRPLERIRQRVTASEVDGGTDTIEAVVKIDGAEREIVGAGNGPLAAFVDALGAVGYDVNVLDYSEHAMSAGEEAKAAAYVEASIGGRTVWGVGIATSITTASLRAVVSAVNRAARST; translated from the coding sequence GTGACCACCTTCTCGAAACCCGCACCCGATTCGCCTGACGCCTTCGCCTGGTCGGCTGACGCGCGCCAGATCCAGCAGCCCGTCGGCCCGCCGCATCCGGGCCAGCCCGCCTGGAACACCCAGCGCGGCTCGGCGATGCCGGTCGGCCGCTACCGCAGCTTCTCCGACGAGGTCGAGCGGATCGCCCTGCCCGACCGGACCTGGCCGGACAAGATCATCGACCGCGCGCCGATGTGGTGCGCGGTCGACCTGCGCGACGGCAACCAGGCGCTGATCGACCCGATGAGCCCGGCCCGCAAGCGCCGCATGTTCGACCTGCTGGTGCGCATGGGCTACAAGGAGATCGAGGTCGGCTTTCCGTCGGCCAGCCAGACCGACTTCGACTTCGTCCGCGAGATCATCACCGAGGGTGCGGTGCCCGACGACGTCACCATCCAGGTGCTGACACAGTGCCGTCCCGAGTTGATCGAGCGCACGTTTGAGGCCTGCGAGGGCGCACCGCGGGCGATCGTGCACTTCTACAACTCCACGTCGATCCTGCAGCGCCGCGTGGTGTTCAAAGCCGACCGCGAGGCCGTCAAGGCGATCGCCACCGACGGCGCGCGGATGTGCGTCGAGGAGGCCGCGAAGTACCCGCAGACCAAGTGGCGGTTCGAGTACAGCCCCGAGTCCTACACCGGTACCGAACTGGAGTATGCGGTCGACGTCTGCAACGCCGTCGCCGCGATCATCGAGCCGACTCCCGAGGTGCCGCTGATCGTCAACTTGCCCGCCACCGTCGAGATGGCGACCCCGAACGTCTACGCCGACTCGATCGAGTGGATGCACCGGCACCTGACGCCGCGCGATGCCATCATCTTGAGCCTGCATCCGCACAACGATCGCGGAACAGCCGTTGCCGCAGCCGAATTGGGTTACGCCGCGGGCGCCGACCGCATCGAGGGCTGCCTGTTCGGCAACGGGGAGCGCACCGGCAACGTCTGCCTGGTGACGCTGGGCATGAACCTGTTCAGCCGCGGCGTCGACCCGCAGATCGACTTCTCCAACATCGACGAGATCCGCCGCACCGTCGAGTACTGCAACCAGTTGCCGGTGCCCGAGCGCCATCCCTACGGCGGCGACCTGGTCTACACGGCGTTCTCCGGCAGCCACCAGGACGCGATAAACAAGGGCCTGGACGCGATGAAGATCGCCGCCGACGAGGCGGATTCCGACGTCGACGACATCCTCTGGCAGGTGCCCTACCTGCCGATCGACCCACGCGACGTGGGGCGCACCTACGAGGCCGTGATCCGGGTGAACTCGCAGTCCGGCAAGGGCGGGGTCGCCTACATCATGAAGGCCGACCACGGCCTGGTTCTGCCCCGCCGGCTGCAGATCGAGTTCAGTCAGGCGATCCAGCGGATCACCGACGGCGAGGGCGGCGAGGTCTCACCCAAGGAGATGTGGGACGTCTTCGCCGAGGAGTACCTGACGCCGCTTCGGCCCCTTGAGCGGATTCGCCAGAGGGTCACCGCGTCAGAGGTCGACGGCGGTACCGACACCATCGAGGCGGTGGTCAAGATCGACGGCGCAGAGCGCGAGATCGTCGGTGCGGGCAACGGGCCGCTGGCGGCGTTTGTCGACGCGCTCGGGGCCGTCGGATACGACGTCAACGTGCTGGACTACTCCGAGCACGCGATGTCGGCAGGGGAAGAGGCGAAGGCGGCGGCCTACGTCGAGGCGTCCATCGGCGGGCGCACGGTGTGGGGCGTGGGCATCGCGACGTCGATCACCACTGCGTCGCTGCGTGCGGTGGTCTCGGCGGTCAACCGCGCCGCGCGCTCGACCTAG